The following proteins are encoded in a genomic region of Sulfurovum indicum:
- the selA gene encoding L-seryl-tRNA(Sec) selenium transferase, which produces MQLLQQIPKVDKLIFHDTFTGLNHTLLTSIIRDHIDTLRKKILNKEIERVDESVLIKEIKEGYAAALSPSLRPLINATGVILHTNMGRSLISKEILERASYVICNYSNLEYDQEKGCRGERYEHVSGHLKRLLGVEDVIVVNNNASAVFLVLNTFAKNKEVIVSRGELVEIGGSFRIPEVMSQSGALLKEVGATNKTKLSDYKNAICDNSAMLMKVHQSNFTIEGFSEDVDFADIRALAEEHELLDYYDLGSGYIAPLPYNLANRELPLGKILELNPSLISFSGDKLFGSVQAGIIAGKRELIARLKKNQLLRMLRVDKITLSILEETIKAYLEEKYDLIPTLKMLFVDVEVLKQRAEEMREKVGCDKCEVIETKTVMGGGTLPNKEFPSIALYIKGKATRLEKAFREKGVIGRIEENCFLLDFRTVQEELENELCQIIKEIVV; this is translated from the coding sequence ATGCAATTATTACAACAGATACCCAAAGTTGATAAACTTATTTTTCATGATACATTTACTGGATTGAACCATACGCTTCTTACGAGCATTATTAGAGATCATATAGATACGTTAAGAAAAAAAATACTTAATAAAGAGATAGAGCGTGTTGATGAGTCTGTTTTAATCAAAGAAATTAAAGAGGGGTATGCTGCAGCCTTGAGCCCTTCATTAAGACCTCTTATTAATGCTACAGGAGTTATTTTACATACAAATATGGGTAGAAGTCTTATCTCTAAAGAGATTTTAGAACGTGCATCTTATGTGATTTGTAACTACTCCAACTTGGAATATGATCAAGAAAAAGGATGCCGTGGAGAACGGTATGAACATGTGAGCGGACACCTTAAAAGACTATTGGGAGTTGAAGATGTCATTGTAGTGAACAATAATGCCTCGGCAGTTTTTTTAGTTCTGAACACCTTTGCAAAAAACAAAGAAGTCATTGTCTCACGCGGTGAGCTTGTAGAGATAGGAGGAAGTTTTCGTATACCTGAAGTGATGAGCCAGAGTGGTGCTCTTCTTAAAGAGGTGGGTGCAACAAACAAGACAAAGCTTAGTGACTATAAAAATGCTATTTGTGATAACAGCGCCATGCTGATGAAAGTACATCAATCCAACTTTACGATAGAAGGTTTCAGTGAAGATGTGGATTTTGCGGATATTCGCGCATTGGCAGAGGAGCATGAACTTTTGGACTATTATGATTTAGGGAGTGGGTATATCGCACCATTACCGTATAATCTTGCAAACAGGGAGCTGCCTTTAGGTAAAATCTTAGAGTTAAATCCATCTCTTATTAGTTTCAGTGGAGATAAACTTTTTGGATCTGTGCAAGCAGGGATTATCGCAGGTAAACGTGAACTCATAGCAAGACTGAAAAAAAACCAGTTATTAAGAATGTTGAGGGTTGATAAAATAACTTTAAGCATATTGGAAGAGACTATAAAAGCCTACCTTGAAGAGAAGTATGATCTGATCCCCACACTTAAAATGCTTTTTGTAGATGTAGAGGTCCTAAAACAAAGAGCAGAAGAGATGAGAGAAAAAGTAGGTTGCGATAAGTGTGAGGTAATCGAGACAAAAACGGTTATGGGTGGAGGTACTTTACCCAATAAAGAGTTCCCTTCAATTGCGTTGTACATTAAAGGAAAAGCAACAAGACTGGAAAAAGCTTTTAGAGAAAAAGGTGTTATCGGTAGAATTGAGGAAAATTGTTTTTTACTTGATTTTAGAACCGTACAGGAAGAGCTGGAGAATGAACTCTGCCAAATTATAAAAGAGATAGTAGTATAA
- a CDS encoding OprD family outer membrane porin — MKKTVILSIAASVAIMAGGDIKAVEPEVSEPTPVVVESEGEVSGQLRAFYIDRTYSGTINNNRNSLNVGGWIGYDSPEWNGLSFGTKFYVTEGVKIHSDPYSTASYDPSLYGDNFESYGFIGEAYLNYKMGNTNLKVGRQRLDTPLAGADDARMLPSLFEAAVLSNTDIADTTLILAHVTKESVGTFGNVYTPGALSLQSGYGLGFKEGTSGKFADMGVIALGAGTDTSGVTAGAVIYKGIDNLSLQVWDYFAHDILNALYLQADYKLSAVKLSAQYINESDVGGRLAGNVDSSYWAVKAGTSFGDLSGYVAYSQTSDNSGSAMNGGVLTPWGGMPAFTQGMVTRHMFFAGTDTWKVASTYNLENMTGLKLKATGYYVNFDIGATNTYKPGQSWTAKEAGFDIKYQATKALNLRLRGNFPTDFAPGLDWKEYRFIVNYKF; from the coding sequence ATGAAAAAGACTGTAATTTTATCAATTGCTGCATCCGTAGCAATTATGGCGGGGGGTGATATTAAGGCTGTAGAACCAGAAGTATCCGAACCTACACCTGTAGTGGTTGAATCAGAAGGTGAAGTGTCTGGACAACTTAGAGCTTTTTATATAGATCGTACATATTCCGGTACGATAAATAATAATCGTAATTCATTGAATGTTGGTGGATGGATTGGATATGACAGTCCTGAATGGAACGGTTTAAGCTTTGGTACGAAATTTTATGTAACAGAAGGTGTAAAAATACATTCTGATCCCTATAGCACAGCGAGTTATGATCCTTCGTTATATGGTGATAACTTTGAAAGCTATGGTTTTATAGGTGAAGCTTATTTAAACTATAAAATGGGTAATACAAATCTAAAAGTAGGTCGACAAAGGCTTGATACTCCTTTGGCTGGGGCAGATGACGCAAGAATGCTTCCAAGTCTTTTTGAAGCAGCAGTCTTGAGTAATACTGACATTGCAGATACAACACTCATTCTTGCACATGTGACAAAGGAGTCAGTAGGAACATTTGGTAATGTTTATACCCCTGGTGCACTTTCATTACAAAGCGGTTATGGACTTGGGTTCAAAGAGGGTACTAGTGGAAAGTTTGCAGATATGGGAGTAATCGCTCTTGGAGCGGGTACAGATACTAGTGGTGTGACAGCAGGAGCCGTAATCTATAAAGGGATTGATAATCTTTCACTACAAGTATGGGACTACTTTGCGCATGACATTCTCAATGCACTATATCTTCAGGCAGACTATAAATTATCAGCGGTAAAACTTTCAGCACAGTATATTAATGAGAGTGATGTAGGAGGTAGGCTTGCAGGTAATGTAGACAGCAGTTACTGGGCAGTAAAAGCAGGAACAAGTTTTGGTGACCTAAGTGGATATGTGGCATATTCTCAAACCTCGGATAATTCGGGATCAGCAATGAATGGCGGTGTCTTAACACCATGGGGCGGTATGCCAGCCTTTACACAGGGTATGGTCACCAGACATATGTTCTTTGCAGGTACTGATACATGGAAAGTGGCATCAACCTATAATCTGGAAAATATGACAGGTTTGAAGTTAAAAGCGACAGGATACTATGTAAATTTTGATATTGGTGCAACCAATACATATAAGCCTGGACAATCCTGGACGGCAAAAGAAGCAGGATTTGATATCAAGTATCAGGCAACAAAAGCACTTAATTTAAGACTGAGAGGAAACTTTCCTACAGATTTCGCTCCAGGACTGGATTGGAAAGAGTATCGCTTTATCGTAAACTACAAGTTTTAA
- a CDS encoding LysR substrate-binding domain-containing protein has product MALKDAENFFQKDKLSGILHVASSKTIGDFIMPQIMFDFLSLYPSVTIEKEIRNSSEIIQKILDGTIDIGFVESVCNEPSIIKETIGCDQLIVVSSNKELSKKIFYIDQLFSKKWLLREKGSGTREVFLNKLGDLAKEVNIFMEFSEFEEVKMLLEKNPEVITCVSRVSVKKELQREELFEVKLKNFIFERELHLVYHKNKYKSKLFEEFKAFSKQFFENILGK; this is encoded by the coding sequence TTGGCACTTAAAGATGCAGAAAACTTTTTTCAAAAAGATAAGTTGTCAGGTATATTGCATGTTGCTTCGAGTAAAACCATCGGTGACTTTATCATGCCTCAAATCATGTTTGATTTTCTATCCTTGTATCCCAGTGTTACAATAGAAAAAGAGATCAGAAACTCTTCAGAGATTATTCAAAAAATTTTGGATGGTACCATAGATATTGGATTTGTTGAATCAGTGTGCAACGAGCCCAGTATAATAAAAGAGACCATAGGCTGTGATCAATTGATAGTTGTTTCAAGCAACAAAGAACTATCCAAAAAAATATTTTATATTGATCAACTATTTTCAAAAAAATGGCTTCTAAGAGAAAAAGGGTCGGGTACAAGAGAAGTTTTTTTAAACAAACTTGGAGATCTGGCAAAAGAAGTCAATATTTTTATGGAGTTTTCAGAGTTTGAGGAGGTCAAAATGCTTCTTGAAAAAAATCCGGAAGTAATTACCTGTGTTTCCAGAGTTTCTGTCAAAAAAGAGTTACAAAGAGAGGAGTTGTTTGAAGTGAAATTAAAAAACTTCATATTTGAAAGAGAACTTCACCTTGTATATCATAAAAATAAATACAAAAGTAAACTCTTTGAAGAGTTCAAAGCATTTTCAAAACAGTTTTTTGAAAATATTTTAGGGAAATAG
- a CDS encoding TolC family protein, whose translation MTGKFFFLVSVLLTLTNADNSIIPFYKEALKTLSYQNIYILQQKSRTLSIEAKKKQQYLNLDTGIMYGSTSAKLLNHHFNNTDIGITDTIDLFGKSVEEIRLIQLQMKEDRLLLQVQKEKLFLSLLSMITAYRASEEKLHIYRKLYQTQYTLLNAVRSAVKAGDMSMIELTRLENTIALAKSQMDQEKETVTVMKEQLKLFSPHHTIPRPVSSTLHSSLHRFIANSPQLKLNDNRAKQSLQKIKRLEQSWIPDAVISANQQFNDDPTAYGNNYTLSMGLNMHFDGSISSIVEKQKVEALKIKSQKKSLEIERKIQYITWKNQYETAKKSFTSLSKTLKEANITLKNMRTAYLKHYIDLNTYLQTIEGSLAVHEAQINAKYKMIRNALILNTLSNGVIYE comes from the coding sequence ATGACAGGTAAGTTTTTTTTCCTGGTATCTGTATTACTAACCCTGACAAATGCCGATAACAGTATTATCCCCTTCTACAAAGAAGCCCTCAAAACACTCTCTTATCAAAATATATATATCCTGCAGCAAAAGTCCAGAACATTAAGTATAGAGGCAAAAAAGAAACAACAGTATCTCAATCTTGATACAGGGATCATGTACGGTTCAACCAGTGCAAAGCTTTTGAACCATCACTTCAACAATACAGATATAGGTATAACAGATACTATTGATCTTTTTGGGAAAAGTGTAGAAGAGATTCGCCTGATACAGCTTCAGATGAAAGAGGACAGACTCCTGTTACAGGTGCAAAAAGAGAAACTATTTCTCTCCCTGCTCAGCATGATCACTGCCTACAGAGCCAGTGAAGAAAAACTGCATATCTACAGAAAGCTCTATCAGACACAATATACTCTGCTTAATGCTGTAAGATCTGCTGTCAAAGCAGGTGATATGAGTATGATTGAACTTACCAGACTGGAAAATACTATCGCTTTGGCAAAATCCCAAATGGATCAGGAGAAAGAAACTGTGACTGTCATGAAAGAACAACTGAAACTTTTCAGCCCCCATCATACTATACCCCGGCCTGTTTCTTCCACACTCCATAGCAGTCTCCATCGTTTTATTGCCAATAGCCCGCAACTCAAGCTCAATGATAACCGGGCAAAGCAGAGCTTACAAAAAATAAAGCGCCTTGAACAGAGCTGGATACCTGATGCCGTCATCAGTGCCAATCAGCAATTTAACGATGACCCTACCGCCTATGGTAACAACTATACTTTGAGTATGGGGCTAAATATGCACTTTGACGGAAGTATATCTTCTATTGTAGAGAAGCAAAAAGTCGAAGCACTGAAAATAAAGAGTCAGAAAAAATCTTTGGAGATAGAGAGAAAAATACAGTATATAACATGGAAAAACCAATATGAAACAGCCAAAAAGTCATTTACTTCACTCTCAAAAACCCTCAAAGAAGCCAATATTACATTAAAAAATATGCGGACTGCCTACCTTAAACACTATATTGACCTCAATACTTATCTGCAGACCATCGAAGGAAGCCTTGCTGTTCATGAGGCACAGATAAATGCCAAATACAAAATGATACGTAATGCTCTGATTTTAAATACGCTTTCGAATGGAGTTATTTATGAGTAG
- a CDS encoding efflux RND transporter periplasmic adaptor subunit gives MSRHFFLILSFLLLFSSSLFSFFEDNGKEIAKTLQYPKQKHYVKVSVINPKLANIPISQTVTGITELHRKITVNTLSEGILHVKSFNGQLIKKDDIIATVSNAQRKNTITMLKSNIGLLHKQVLAQKSKFKSAKEMMQLGILSKNRLLDQQNLLEETNIALNKAKRELGKLELQESSSLVKAPVDGYVDSLIPDGSYVAYGQTLCRIIDTHVQIRLFVPPLFAKELYIGQKVKLKEQGSVTDAKIVAILPQSSDNLLNVIALPSQTLPIGMHIEAQIQTAQTRGWIVPKDAVVIVQNHPAVYIIKKNKATLHFITVEKDMIDKVLLTDHLQAEDHIVFKNAYMLHDGAIVEVLK, from the coding sequence ATGAGTAGGCATTTTTTTTTGATCTTGAGTTTTTTACTGCTTTTTAGCTCTTCTCTTTTCTCTTTCTTTGAGGATAATGGTAAAGAGATAGCAAAAACACTTCAGTATCCCAAACAGAAACATTATGTGAAGGTAAGTGTCATCAATCCGAAACTTGCAAATATACCTATAAGTCAAACCGTAACCGGTATTACAGAGCTACATCGGAAGATCACGGTCAACACACTATCAGAAGGTATTCTGCATGTAAAAAGTTTTAATGGGCAATTGATTAAAAAAGATGATATTATCGCAACTGTCAGTAACGCCCAACGAAAGAATACCATTACCATGCTAAAGTCAAATATCGGGCTTTTACACAAACAGGTTTTGGCTCAAAAAAGTAAATTTAAAAGTGCTAAAGAGATGATGCAACTCGGTATCCTCTCAAAAAACCGGCTTTTGGATCAACAAAATCTTTTGGAGGAAACAAACATTGCCCTCAATAAGGCAAAAAGAGAACTGGGTAAACTGGAACTTCAAGAGAGTTCTTCCCTTGTAAAAGCACCGGTAGATGGATATGTTGACTCCCTGATTCCGGACGGAAGTTATGTTGCCTATGGACAAACTCTTTGCAGGATCATAGATACCCATGTACAAATACGGCTTTTTGTCCCACCTTTGTTTGCAAAAGAGCTCTATATCGGTCAAAAAGTAAAACTAAAAGAGCAAGGAAGTGTAACTGATGCCAAAATTGTAGCCATACTGCCTCAAAGCAGTGACAATCTGCTGAATGTCATAGCTCTTCCTTCACAAACTCTACCGATTGGGATGCATATAGAAGCCCAGATACAAACGGCTCAGACCAGAGGCTGGATTGTTCCCAAAGATGCTGTTGTCATAGTACAAAACCATCCGGCAGTATATATCATAAAAAAGAACAAAGCTACACTTCACTTTATTACTGTAGAAAAAGATATGATAGACAAAGTTCTGCTCACAGATCATCTGCAGGCAGAAGACCATATTGTTTTTAAAAATGCCTATATGCTTCATGACGGAGCCATCGTAGAGGTTCTGAAATGA
- a CDS encoding efflux RND transporter permease subunit → MKDQKGFFLYVLKNKLAIFIVVFLLAAVGYKLSFSIPKGVFPNVFFPRIEVSIENGYAPIEQMLFSITKPSEEALKTVQDVEKIVSSTSIGSTDISLYFNWNVDPYLAYQLVQARIADIKNQIPASASITIRQATPSIYPVSIYAIGSNSLSRAKLTEKLYYELKPVLLSIPGVYDIEIKAPAWSEYKLLLNAKKVRAYGLDLQKIINQLKAQNMIRFMGLIEDYHKQYVLSLYQKSEDASKLLDIDIALPDNKSVKIGDIALLIERENPVKATSAATGFKNAVVFNLLRQPNANAIDVAKKFNEKLKELAPALQKENIQIVNYYDGTDFIKEAVNSVRDAIILGGIIAVLVIFFFLRQVTLSLISLLVIPVTFLITMVGMKLGGIDFNIFSLGGMAAALGGLIDQMIIVIENIERHFKKGVSKQEAVIRGAREILPIMATATLLATLIFVPLLMVSGVVGLFFKQLAFVLVITYVISQIIAVFLTPIIAFVALPNEPKKRKDFMEPIVEKYKRFLTKMMNHAWISLPILLSAFALSFFLYKTIPSTFLPKWDEGNIVVDIVLPPGTSLKQSRDEFMSVGRILDNTPEVKGWTLRIGTSLGQVSTQSNQGDFLVTLKKKRSRSAFEVIEKLRHEIETAVPNMEELGLSQVLEDRLGDIMGADAPISIHLFGPNPDDLIQHGYRLKKMLKSIKDIEEVNVLTSYASPAINVRLKNNAYALYGIDEQTLSTQIRTMYYGSVVASVAQGEKLIDIRLFMERPRVDPIDYLKKELSVFSPKLNKNIPLSYVATITYKSKVAEITHYNLSPVCILGIRFSGNNMSAVVSHIKDTLVSAKLPNNITADISGFYKEQQQSFKEMGYVILFAVIIIFTGLLFNFSSIRISFSILIALLMTLTGVFLALKLTGKPLDITAFMGMLIVLSIVINNNVLIYDFYHMNVTGNSNEKKRIVDAIAVRMRPVLMTMFSNAFALLPIALAIGSGTQIIQDMAIAIMGGLFFAIGVNLFVIPLFFYWLYKLQDKSLIASKK, encoded by the coding sequence ATGAAAGATCAGAAAGGTTTTTTTCTCTATGTTCTAAAAAATAAATTAGCAATTTTTATCGTTGTTTTTTTACTGGCTGCTGTCGGATATAAACTATCGTTTTCTATTCCAAAAGGTGTTTTTCCAAATGTCTTTTTTCCCCGTATTGAGGTAAGTATTGAGAATGGCTATGCACCTATAGAACAGATGCTTTTTTCCATAACGAAACCTAGTGAAGAGGCTCTTAAAACTGTACAGGATGTAGAAAAGATAGTCTCTTCTACCTCTATTGGCTCTACAGACATCAGTCTCTATTTCAACTGGAATGTAGACCCCTATTTGGCATACCAACTCGTTCAGGCACGTATAGCAGATATCAAAAATCAAATCCCTGCCTCCGCTTCCATCACCATTCGTCAGGCTACTCCGAGTATATATCCTGTCTCTATCTATGCTATTGGTTCCAACTCCTTGTCTCGCGCAAAACTTACAGAGAAGCTTTACTATGAACTTAAACCTGTACTTCTTTCCATTCCCGGAGTATACGATATAGAGATAAAAGCACCGGCATGGAGTGAATATAAGCTACTGCTCAATGCCAAAAAAGTAAGAGCTTACGGGTTGGATCTACAGAAGATCATCAACCAGCTCAAAGCCCAGAATATGATCAGGTTTATGGGGCTTATAGAAGACTACCATAAACAGTATGTTCTTTCTCTCTACCAAAAAAGTGAAGATGCTTCAAAGTTATTGGATATTGATATCGCACTGCCAGATAATAAGTCCGTAAAGATAGGGGATATCGCGTTACTCATAGAAAGGGAAAATCCTGTCAAAGCCACAAGTGCTGCTACAGGATTTAAAAATGCTGTTGTTTTCAACCTCTTAAGACAACCCAATGCCAATGCCATCGATGTCGCAAAAAAGTTTAATGAAAAATTAAAGGAACTGGCACCTGCACTTCAAAAAGAAAATATCCAAATCGTTAACTACTATGACGGTACCGATTTTATCAAAGAAGCAGTCAACAGCGTAAGGGATGCTATCATTCTCGGTGGCATTATCGCTGTTTTGGTAATATTTTTCTTTTTGAGGCAAGTAACACTTTCACTGATCTCTTTACTTGTCATTCCTGTTACATTTCTTATTACCATGGTAGGTATGAAGCTTGGAGGTATTGATTTCAATATCTTTTCACTTGGAGGTATGGCTGCGGCACTTGGCGGTTTGATAGATCAGATGATCATCGTAATTGAAAACATTGAAAGACACTTTAAAAAAGGGGTTTCCAAACAAGAAGCCGTGATCCGAGGTGCCAGAGAGATCTTGCCTATCATGGCAACAGCAACACTGCTTGCTACATTGATATTTGTACCCCTTTTAATGGTAAGCGGTGTCGTAGGACTCTTTTTTAAGCAGCTGGCTTTTGTACTGGTAATCACCTATGTGATTTCTCAGATAATCGCTGTTTTCCTTACACCTATCATTGCCTTTGTAGCACTTCCGAATGAACCAAAAAAAAGAAAAGATTTTATGGAGCCTATAGTAGAGAAATACAAACGCTTTTTGACAAAGATGATGAACCATGCCTGGATATCTTTACCTATCTTACTCTCTGCCTTTGCTTTGAGTTTTTTTCTTTACAAAACCATTCCTTCTACTTTTCTGCCTAAATGGGATGAAGGAAATATCGTTGTAGATATAGTCCTGCCTCCTGGAACTTCACTGAAACAGAGCAGAGATGAGTTTATGTCCGTAGGCAGGATCCTTGATAATACTCCTGAAGTCAAAGGATGGACACTCCGTATCGGAACCTCTTTAGGGCAAGTCTCTACACAATCCAATCAGGGAGACTTTTTAGTTACACTCAAAAAGAAACGAAGCAGAAGTGCTTTTGAAGTAATCGAAAAGCTACGTCACGAGATAGAGACAGCTGTACCAAACATGGAAGAACTTGGACTTTCCCAGGTCCTTGAGGACAGACTTGGAGACATTATGGGTGCAGATGCACCTATATCGATACATCTTTTTGGCCCCAACCCTGATGATCTGATACAACACGGGTATCGTCTTAAAAAGATGCTTAAATCTATCAAAGATATAGAAGAAGTCAATGTCCTTACTTCGTATGCTTCACCTGCCATCAATGTACGACTTAAAAATAATGCCTATGCATTATATGGTATTGATGAACAGACGCTGTCCACACAGATTAGAACTATGTATTATGGCAGTGTGGTAGCATCTGTAGCACAGGGGGAAAAACTTATAGATATTCGTCTCTTTATGGAACGCCCAAGGGTTGATCCTATTGACTATCTTAAAAAAGAGTTATCTGTTTTTTCACCCAAACTCAATAAAAACATACCGTTAAGTTATGTTGCTACAATCACCTATAAAAGCAAAGTAGCTGAGATTACACACTACAACCTCTCTCCTGTCTGTATCCTTGGGATTAGATTTTCAGGCAATAATATGTCCGCTGTAGTCAGTCACATCAAAGACACCCTTGTTTCAGCCAAACTGCCAAACAATATTACCGCAGATATCAGCGGTTTCTATAAAGAGCAACAGCAATCGTTTAAAGAGATGGGATATGTTATTTTATTTGCTGTTATCATTATTTTCACCGGTTTGCTTTTTAATTTCAGCTCCATTCGTATTTCATTTTCCATACTTATAGCACTTTTAATGACATTGACAGGCGTTTTCCTTGCACTGAAACTTACCGGAAAACCTCTGGATATTACTGCATTTATGGGTATGCTCATAGTACTTAGTATTGTAATCAACAATAATGTACTGATTTATGATTTCTATCATATGAACGTAACCGGTAATAGCAATGAGAAAAAACGCATAGTCGATGCCATTGCTGTGAGAATGCGTCCTGTCCTGATGACCATGTTTTCAAATGCCTTTGCCCTGCTGCCTATCGCATTGGCAATAGGCAGCGGTACACAGATCATTCAGGATATGGCAATCGCGATCATGGGTGGACTCTTTTTTGCTATTGGCGTAAATCTGTTTGTAATACCGTTGTTTTTTTATTGGCTATACAAATTACAGGACAAAAGCTTGATAGCCTCCAAAAAATAA
- a CDS encoding LTA synthase family protein, translated as MNTGRFKFATNFIGIFIVVSFITRIVLLVMTYDQADTGIIELLKVFFIGMFYDFVAVSYYLIPFIIYLILIPRKIFNSVIHKIVSLLIYFAVIYSVVFNGFSEYFFWEEFGKRFNFIAVDYLVYTHEVVHNILESYPIPLLVGIILVITGFIFFYNHKKTTFHCDAFNCDMPFSKRLKIGSIYLALPLLFFIFLDKQTLTENCPNKFDQELAKNGFYSLFSAFRHNELEYDEFYKTLDETSVFKRLRMLLKRESTTFKTNDIHDITRVVKNDGPAHRYNIVLIMVESLSAEYMGVFGDKRGLTPHLDELAKRSLFFNNLYATGTRTVRGMEAVTLSLPPTPGRSIVKRPDCQNMNSAGFVFGKLGYESKFIYAGHGYFDNMNYFFSNNGFEVVDRFDFKDDEVTFSNVWGVCDEDLLNKVSKEADKSYAKEKPFFSFVMTTSNHRPYTYPDGKIDIPSHTGRNGGVKYTDYAIDKFLKEASKKPWFDNTLFVIVADHNGGSAGKTALPVWRYRIPLFIYAPKLIEPKVVSKLASQVDIVPTLLGIIGQSYEAKFYGDDILKEDHQERAFIGNYQKLGLFRNNTLTVLSPDKSVQNYKVKKQTLYRVEYTEEKPSEADVKDTVTYYQSASYLYKHNLLREKLR; from the coding sequence ATGAATACAGGAAGATTTAAATTCGCTACCAATTTTATCGGTATTTTCATCGTTGTGAGCTTTATCACAAGGATTGTTTTGCTGGTAATGACATATGATCAGGCCGATACGGGTATCATTGAATTGCTGAAGGTCTTTTTCATCGGAATGTTCTATGACTTTGTAGCGGTATCGTATTACCTGATACCGTTTATCATCTATCTTATTCTTATTCCAAGAAAGATATTCAACTCGGTCATACACAAGATCGTCAGCCTTCTGATCTATTTTGCGGTGATCTATTCGGTGGTATTTAACGGTTTCAGTGAGTACTTTTTCTGGGAAGAGTTTGGAAAACGCTTCAATTTTATTGCTGTTGATTACCTGGTCTACACGCATGAAGTGGTACATAACATCCTTGAGTCCTACCCTATACCTCTTCTTGTGGGGATCATACTGGTAATTACGGGTTTCATTTTTTTCTACAATCATAAAAAGACTACGTTTCACTGTGACGCGTTCAACTGTGACATGCCGTTTTCAAAACGGTTGAAGATCGGAAGTATCTATCTTGCCTTGCCTCTGCTCTTCTTTATATTTCTGGATAAGCAGACCCTGACTGAGAATTGCCCCAACAAGTTCGATCAGGAGTTGGCAAAGAACGGTTTTTATTCTCTTTTCAGTGCCTTCAGACATAATGAGCTGGAGTATGATGAGTTTTATAAAACACTTGATGAAACCAGTGTCTTTAAAAGACTGCGTATGCTTTTGAAGAGGGAGAGTACAACTTTTAAGACGAATGATATTCATGATATTACCAGAGTGGTCAAAAATGACGGACCGGCACACCGGTATAATATTGTATTGATCATGGTGGAGAGTCTCAGTGCAGAATATATGGGAGTATTCGGTGACAAGCGCGGATTGACCCCTCATCTGGATGAACTGGCAAAAAGATCTCTCTTTTTCAACAATCTCTATGCGACAGGTACAAGAACGGTCAGAGGTATGGAAGCGGTCACGCTTTCTCTACCCCCGACACCCGGCAGAAGCATTGTGAAAAGACCTGACTGCCAGAACATGAACTCGGCAGGTTTCGTGTTCGGGAAATTAGGCTATGAGAGTAAATTCATCTATGCCGGTCATGGATATTTCGACAATATGAACTACTTTTTTTCCAACAACGGATTTGAAGTGGTGGACAGGTTTGATTTTAAAGATGACGAAGTGACATTTTCCAATGTGTGGGGTGTTTGTGATGAAGATCTCTTAAACAAGGTCAGCAAAGAGGCTGATAAATCTTATGCGAAAGAGAAACCCTTCTTCAGTTTTGTCATGACCACCTCCAACCACAGACCCTACACTTATCCGGATGGCAAGATCGATATTCCTTCCCATACAGGACGCAACGGCGGGGTGAAATATACAGATTACGCCATCGACAAATTTCTTAAAGAAGCTTCCAAAAAACCGTGGTTTGACAACACGCTCTTTGTGATTGTTGCAGACCATAACGGCGGAAGTGCAGGAAAAACTGCTTTGCCGGTCTGGCGTTACAGAATACCCCTTTTCATTTATGCACCAAAACTTATCGAGCCAAAGGTTGTCAGTAAACTTGCCTCACAGGTAGATATTGTGCCTACACTTTTGGGGATCATTGGTCAGAGTTATGAAGCTAAATTCTATGGAGATGATATCTTGAAAGAAGACCATCAGGAGAGAGCATTCATAGGGAACTATCAAAAACTCGGCCTTTTCAGAAACAATACACTTACAGTGCTCTCTCCGGATAAAAGTGTACAAAACTATAAGGTAAAGAAGCAGACACTCTACCGTGTGGAATATACAGAAGAAAAACCGTCAGAGGCAGATGTCAAGGACACGGTTACCTACTATCAGAGCGCAAGTTATCTCTACAAGCATAATCTGCTAAGAGAGAAGTTGAGATAA